Proteins found in one Acinetobacter sp. XH1741 genomic segment:
- a CDS encoding BCCT family transporter: MVLKGNGYYSDHIRLNRFVFWSSAVSIGIFGLLFVLFPEKSQFWLTFVQEQVNHFFGWYYMLVIVVCLGFVAWLAFSKVGQIPLGKDDDKPEFGYLAWTSMLFSAGIGIALLYYGVAEPVDHFLRPPEGEAGTIQAARNAMTNSFLHWGIHGWVLYALLGVTLGYFAFRKDLPLALRSALYPIFGERVHGLVGDFVDGFGILATVISLVTNLGIGALVLVSGICYLIPEIPHNSLTLITAVLLMMSVATITTVVGIEKGLAWLSRINLRLLYALLLFVFLTGPTNHLLNGLVQNVGDYLDHFIGKSFDMYLYNQKASGWLGSWTVFYWAWWIAWAPFVGMFIARISKGRTIREVVLGVCLIPLGFTLAWISIFGNTAIYLILNQKQKALGDMVLNDPALSLFKLLEYLPFNPYIAGIVVVICFVLFLTPVGSGTLMIANLSSKGGTSDSDSPIWLRIFWSVVITIVSIGLLLAGSFNSMQSAVVLCGLPFSVIILLYMFGLAKALKQDDFDPNVAKKQLAISKDISTPSNCDQNKVTEVL; the protein is encoded by the coding sequence ATGGTGTTGAAAGGTAATGGATATTATTCAGACCATATTCGGTTAAATCGTTTCGTATTTTGGAGTTCAGCAGTCAGTATCGGCATTTTTGGCCTCTTATTTGTACTGTTTCCAGAAAAAAGTCAGTTTTGGCTGACCTTTGTACAAGAGCAGGTAAATCACTTTTTCGGGTGGTATTACATGCTGGTGATTGTGGTGTGTTTAGGCTTTGTGGCTTGGCTTGCTTTTTCAAAAGTTGGGCAAATTCCGTTAGGTAAAGATGACGACAAACCCGAGTTTGGCTATTTGGCCTGGACCTCTATGCTGTTTTCGGCAGGGATTGGGATTGCTTTACTTTATTACGGCGTTGCAGAGCCTGTTGACCATTTTCTAAGACCGCCAGAAGGTGAGGCCGGCACCATTCAAGCCGCCCGAAATGCCATGACCAATAGCTTTTTGCACTGGGGTATTCATGGCTGGGTACTTTATGCTTTGCTTGGCGTGACTTTAGGTTACTTTGCCTTTAGAAAAGATTTACCTCTCGCATTACGCTCGGCACTCTATCCAATTTTTGGAGAGCGTGTTCATGGCTTGGTGGGCGACTTTGTCGATGGTTTTGGTATTTTAGCGACAGTGATTTCGCTTGTGACTAACTTGGGTATTGGTGCTTTAGTATTAGTCTCAGGCATTTGCTATTTAATTCCTGAAATACCGCATAACTCTCTTACTTTAATTACCGCTGTTTTACTGATGATGTCTGTGGCAACCATCACCACAGTGGTTGGCATTGAAAAAGGTTTGGCATGGTTATCACGCATTAACTTGCGATTACTCTATGCTCTATTGTTATTTGTGTTTTTAACAGGACCGACTAACCATTTGTTAAATGGTCTGGTTCAAAATGTGGGTGACTATCTCGACCATTTTATTGGCAAAAGTTTTGATATGTATTTATACAATCAAAAGGCCAGTGGCTGGTTGGGTTCGTGGACTGTGTTTTATTGGGCATGGTGGATTGCTTGGGCACCTTTTGTAGGTATGTTTATTGCCCGCATTTCCAAAGGTCGAACGATTCGTGAAGTGGTTTTAGGGGTTTGTTTAATTCCGCTTGGTTTTACTTTGGCTTGGATTTCGATTTTTGGAAATACCGCAATTTATTTAATTCTTAATCAAAAACAGAAAGCTTTAGGTGATATGGTTTTAAATGATCCGGCATTGTCATTATTCAAATTACTCGAATATCTCCCGTTTAATCCATATATAGCCGGGATTGTTGTTGTAATTTGTTTCGTTTTATTTTTGACACCGGTTGGGTCTGGTACACTAATGATCGCCAATTTGTCCTCGAAAGGGGGCACCAGTGATAGTGATTCACCGATCTGGTTACGTATCTTTTGGTCTGTGGTCATTACCATTGTAAGTATCGGCTTATTATTAGCTGGTAGTTTTAACTCCATGCAAAGTGCCGTGGTGTTATGTGGTTTACCATTTTCAGTCATTATTTTGCTTTATATGTTTGGTTTAGCCAAAGCCTTAAAGCAAGATGATTTTGACCCGAATGTCGCGAAAAAGCAGTTAGCTATTTCAAAAGACATTTCTACTCCATCGAATTGTGACCAGAATAAAGTGACCGAGGTTTTATAA